One Prosthecochloris marina DNA segment encodes these proteins:
- the lspA gene encoding signal peptidase II, with amino-acid sequence MLLFFFIAIIVVAFDQFTKKLAVDYLMQNEGSIILIANWLKLTYTENSGIAFGVSLGSQAVLITITALILVALLVYVVLSKNRKPAFLVTFGLILGGGIGNLIDRATVGRVVDFIHVDIYQGYLFGSWVSLWPVFNIADSAITVGACLLLLLYNRIFNP; translated from the coding sequence ATGTTATTGTTTTTCTTCATTGCGATTATAGTTGTCGCTTTCGATCAGTTCACTAAAAAACTTGCTGTCGATTATCTGATGCAGAACGAGGGCAGCATTATACTCATCGCCAACTGGCTGAAACTGACCTACACGGAAAATTCTGGCATAGCGTTCGGCGTATCTCTCGGTTCACAGGCAGTGCTTATTACCATTACCGCACTTATCCTTGTTGCACTACTTGTTTATGTCGTTTTGTCGAAAAACCGTAAACCGGCCTTTCTTGTAACCTTCGGACTTATTTTAGGCGGCGGTATTGGAAACCTCATCGATCGTGCGACAGTAGGCAGAGTAGTCGACTTCATTCATGTGGACATCTATCAGGGATACCTCTTCGGATCATGGGTATCATTATGGCCGGTTTTTAATATTGCCGATTCCGCAATTACCGTCGGAGCCTGCCTCCTTTTACTCTTGTACAACCGTATTTTCAACCCATGA
- a CDS encoding YggS family pyridoxal phosphate-dependent enzyme has product MNNIAHNLEHLHEEIRSVCKTSGRNPSDICLIAVSKTKPAGLIKEAYDAGQMDIGESYVQEFLEKESSDQLSELPIRWHFIGHLQSNKVKDIVGKVSLVHSIDKLGTAEELSKRASRKNIIVDYLVEINTSGEVSKFGLPPDELLPKAAHFFNLPNIRLRGLMTIASPDRKKARYEFRMLADLLEQLREASPDPGLLTELSMGMSQDYDIAIEEGATMIRIGTAIFGSRQR; this is encoded by the coding sequence TTGAACAACATAGCACATAATCTCGAACACTTACATGAAGAAATCCGGTCAGTCTGTAAGACATCCGGGCGCAATCCTTCGGATATCTGTTTGATCGCCGTCTCAAAAACCAAGCCGGCAGGCCTCATAAAAGAAGCCTATGATGCAGGCCAAATGGATATCGGTGAAAGCTACGTCCAGGAATTCCTTGAAAAAGAGAGCTCCGATCAGCTTTCAGAGCTACCGATACGCTGGCACTTTATAGGACACCTTCAGTCAAACAAGGTCAAAGATATTGTCGGCAAAGTATCACTGGTTCATAGTATCGACAAACTTGGAACAGCCGAAGAACTTTCAAAACGAGCTTCTCGAAAAAACATCATTGTCGACTATCTCGTCGAGATAAACACCTCAGGAGAGGTTTCAAAGTTTGGTTTGCCTCCTGATGAACTTCTTCCCAAGGCTGCTCACTTTTTCAATCTTCCGAACATTCGTTTGAGAGGCCTCATGACCATAGCCTCTCCGGACAGAAAAAAAGCCCGATATGAGTTCCGGATGCTGGCCGATCTGCTTGAACAGCTCAGGGAGGCCTCACCCGACCCCGGTCTCCTCACAGAGCTCTCCATGGGTATGAGCCAGGATTATGACATAGCCATAGAGGAAGGAGCAACAATGATCCGCATAGGCACGGCTATTTTCGGCTCACGGCAACGATAA
- a CDS encoding tetratricopeptide repeat protein encodes MEQSEQRPEGQVPPIETDNRAEKVDRLFEFFFINKNLIIGATLGVIAIVGVFFLYQQQNKSDESVAYSLLSQVEAHVDNGNWQHAVDGDSTLTGLRQIIQEYGSTPSGNHAKILIGDSFLALQEADSALTYYRTYTGKNPDLAASAKAGEAACFLHKKAFPEAAAAFEKASETAANHALKASYLSDAADTYLLLGKTDMAVDLYKRIIKKYPGFTATAKAQESLLAIAGKTGNIDL; translated from the coding sequence ATGGAACAGTCTGAGCAAAGACCGGAAGGACAGGTACCACCAATTGAAACCGACAACCGTGCAGAAAAGGTTGATCGTCTGTTTGAATTTTTCTTCATCAATAAAAATCTGATCATCGGAGCGACTCTTGGAGTTATCGCCATTGTCGGAGTTTTTTTTCTCTACCAGCAACAAAACAAGTCAGACGAGTCTGTCGCCTATAGCCTGCTTTCACAGGTCGAGGCACATGTCGATAACGGAAACTGGCAGCACGCCGTTGATGGAGACAGCACCCTGACAGGGCTGAGACAAATCATCCAGGAATACGGATCAACGCCGAGTGGAAACCATGCAAAAATTCTGATCGGAGACAGCTTTCTGGCTCTGCAGGAGGCCGATTCCGCCTTGACATACTATCGGACCTATACAGGGAAAAACCCTGACCTGGCAGCTTCCGCGAAAGCCGGTGAAGCCGCCTGCTTTCTTCATAAAAAGGCTTTTCCCGAAGCTGCTGCAGCATTTGAAAAAGCATCGGAAACAGCTGCGAACCATGCATTGAAGGCATCCTATCTTTCAGATGCGGCAGACACCTACCTTCTGCTCGGTAAAACAGATATGGCGGTCGACCTCTACAAGCGGATCATCAAAAAATATCCTGGTTTCACCGCAACGGCAAAAGCACAGGAATCCCTGTTGGCAATTGCCGGAAAAACCGGAAATATCGATCTATAG
- a CDS encoding TatD family hydrolase: protein MFVDVHCHLSFPDFDNDREAVIKRLKEQHVSLLIDTGADPATSKRSIELAARYSFIHSTVGLHPHDITDRVAEPTFGELETLAISPKVVGIGEIGLDYHYDEYDPERQKNAFRTMLRIAKKLDLPVVIHSRDAWQDTLDILREEKTSNLRGIMHCFSGNTEIARECIRLGFKISIPGTLTYKKSTLPTVVSDLETGDLLTETDAPWLSPVPFRGKRNEPSYVGLITKMIAEIKELPLEATAEIIKNTALDLFSIPTVTKEPREKRNR from the coding sequence ATGTTCGTAGATGTCCACTGCCACTTGTCTTTTCCCGATTTCGACAACGATCGCGAAGCAGTCATAAAACGTTTGAAGGAACAACATGTTTCCTTGCTCATAGACACCGGTGCCGATCCGGCAACAAGTAAGCGCTCGATCGAGCTGGCTGCCCGTTACAGTTTCATCCACTCGACGGTTGGACTGCATCCACACGATATCACCGACAGAGTAGCCGAACCGACGTTCGGTGAACTCGAGACGCTTGCCATTTCACCCAAGGTAGTCGGCATAGGAGAGATAGGCCTTGATTACCACTATGACGAGTATGATCCGGAACGGCAAAAAAACGCGTTTCGTACAATGCTAAGAATTGCCAAAAAGCTCGACTTACCTGTCGTAATTCATAGCAGAGATGCCTGGCAAGATACCCTCGACATCCTCAGGGAAGAAAAAACGTCAAACCTTCGTGGTATCATGCACTGCTTTTCAGGCAACACTGAAATTGCCCGTGAATGTATCAGGCTTGGGTTCAAGATATCCATCCCCGGTACGCTTACCTATAAAAAATCCACTCTCCCTACCGTTGTAAGCGATCTTGAAACAGGAGACCTCCTTACAGAGACAGATGCCCCATGGCTTTCTCCCGTTCCTTTCAGGGGAAAGCGCAACGAACCGTCCTATGTAGGGCTCATAACAAAAATGATTGCCGAGATCAAAGAACTTCCGCTTGAAGCAACTGCTGAAATCATAAAAAACACAGCCCTGGACCTGTTCTCCATACCAACAGTCACGAAGGAACCTCGGGAAAAAAGAAACAGATGA
- the aroE gene encoding shikimate dehydrogenase: MYSAKKILGLIGRNVDYSYSPYIHNAAAEILQLPYYYTIFNISSSDQVPPALEGAKALGIAGFNVTIPYKQDVVACMDRLSPEAQAVGAVNTIVNDRGILTGYNTDIAGIVTPLEPYLSMIKGQPVGIFGNGGAAMAAVEALNSNFSPSVIRLFTRNREKGLALCHHFQNSIPPVSFSIHPFDDYPAISHCKLLINATPIGTKGLGTEHDNSIIPDGTGAIHENQIIFDMVYNPIDTRLLQMACQAGAVTIPGIEMLVAQASRSFEIWTGKQMPTGSVKERLRKMLATDNRLP, encoded by the coding sequence ATGTACAGCGCAAAAAAAATTCTTGGGCTGATCGGCAGAAACGTCGACTATTCCTATTCGCCTTACATTCATAATGCAGCTGCGGAAATACTGCAGCTGCCCTATTATTATACGATTTTCAACATCTCGTCTTCCGATCAGGTTCCTCCGGCACTTGAAGGGGCAAAAGCACTCGGTATAGCAGGTTTCAACGTCACAATTCCATACAAACAAGATGTTGTTGCCTGCATGGACAGACTCTCTCCCGAAGCGCAGGCTGTCGGCGCAGTCAATACCATCGTCAATGACAGGGGAATTCTTACAGGTTACAATACGGATATTGCGGGAATCGTTACGCCTCTCGAACCTTACCTGTCAATGATAAAAGGACAACCTGTAGGGATTTTCGGCAATGGAGGTGCTGCCATGGCGGCTGTTGAAGCATTAAACAGCAATTTCAGCCCTTCGGTCATCCGTTTGTTTACCAGAAACAGGGAAAAAGGCCTAGCGCTTTGTCATCATTTTCAGAATAGCATTCCACCGGTATCTTTTTCAATCCACCCATTCGATGACTATCCCGCGATCAGTCATTGCAAACTTCTGATCAACGCTACTCCAATCGGTACAAAAGGGCTGGGCACAGAACATGACAACAGCATCATCCCGGACGGTACGGGAGCAATTCACGAGAACCAGATTATTTTCGATATGGTCTACAATCCTATAGACACCCGGCTGTTACAAATGGCTTGCCAGGCAGGTGCTGTGACCATCCCCGGAATCGAGATGCTTGTTGCCCAGGCATCCCGGTCATTCGAGATCTGGACTGGAAAACAAATGCCTACCGGTTCGGTTAAAGAACGGCTTCGGAAAATGCTTGCAACAGACAACCGATTGCCTTGA
- a CDS encoding peptidylprolyl isomerase translates to MSTKYKIKTNFGDITVSLYDDTPQHKQNFEKLVSENYYDGIRFHRVIEGFMIQTGDPLSRNDDNRMLHGTGGPDYRIPAEIKHPNVKGTLAAARDNNPQKASSGSQFYINQADNDFLDGEYTVFGIVTDGIDVVDNIAVVEKDFNDNPVDPVTIETIETINDPA, encoded by the coding sequence ATGAGCACCAAGTACAAAATTAAAACAAACTTTGGCGACATCACCGTATCGTTGTATGATGATACCCCTCAGCATAAACAAAACTTCGAAAAACTCGTCAGTGAGAACTACTATGACGGAATTCGCTTTCATCGGGTCATTGAAGGTTTCATGATCCAGACTGGCGATCCTCTGTCGAGGAACGATGATAACCGTATGCTGCATGGAACCGGTGGCCCTGATTATCGTATCCCAGCAGAAATTAAACACCCTAATGTAAAAGGAACTCTTGCTGCCGCACGGGACAATAACCCTCAAAAAGCGTCTTCCGGCAGTCAGTTTTATATCAACCAGGCTGACAATGATTTTCTTGATGGAGAGTATACCGTGTTCGGCATTGTAACCGACGGGATCGACGTTGTGGATAACATCGCGGTTGTTGAAAAAGATTTCAATGACAATCCTGTGGATCCTGTAACTATCGAGACAATCGAGACAATCAATGATCCTGCATAA